Proteins from a single region of Fundulus heteroclitus isolate FHET01 chromosome 12, MU-UCD_Fhet_4.1, whole genome shotgun sequence:
- the LOC105938994 gene encoding immediate early response 3-interacting protein 1: MAFTLYSLIQAAILCINAVAVLHEERFLSKIGWGVDQSVGGFGDEPGIKVQLMNLIRSVRTVMRVPLIGVNSVCIVLLLLFG; the protein is encoded by the exons ATGGCGTTTACTCTGTACTCCCTGATCCAAGCAGCCATCCTGTGTATCAACGCCGTTGCTGTGTTACACGAAGAGCGGTTTCTCAGTAAAA TCGGCTGGGGAGTGGACCAAAGCGTCGGAGGGTTTGGTGATGAACCAGGCATCAAAGTCCAGCTGATGAACCTCATCCGCTCTGTGAGGACGGTGATGAGAG TGCCGCTTATAGGAGTGAATTCAGTCTGCATTGTGCTGCTGCTTCTGTTTGGATGA
- the si:ch211-12e13.1 gene encoding uncharacterized protein si:ch211-12e13.1, protein MGITQSVIVASLSVCCVYLGYLYVYRHHKLLHKTALNSDKLPSFVYLYIKYLSRAVTRRTGHLYAARAAGAPAVIAAINCRLDASLLRRFCGAAGYGWDYPDTDYRDIPLCFPEVLGSRLVLMLLTDPDFRLCPTGLVRVRQTLKTLQPIDELKKGPFMLQVAVQGYQQTDAGVEVDVCLSATSRSGCPVWESVLTLLSKNRVHKASRDVLRNKEEQPDDEANIKQVEVRVPRTTGLQCAWPFTDYSPHRLLSLPAMFCGLKSPTVAAFWMLSVCLAEIEKHKGVETITAPVSVTAHFKETQPASGKMTIRFWETSRKLGQSADKDLSFQVQLQGQSAAHMVGLISRA, encoded by the exons ATGGGCATTACGCAGAGCGTCATTGTTGCGTCGCTCTCTGTGTGTTGTGTGTATTTAGGCTACTTATACGTGTACCGTCATCACAAGCTGCTACATAAAACTGCGCTGAATAGCGACAAACTTCCAAGTTTTGTGTACCTTTACATCAAATACCTGAGCAGAGCGGTCACGAGGAGGACAGGTCACCTGTACGCAGCGCGCGCCGCTGGAGCACCTGCTGTTATTGCGGCCATTAACTGCAG GTTGGATGCTTCCTTGCTGAGGAGATTCTGCGGCGCAGCGGGATATGGTTGGGACTACCCGGACACTGATTACAGAGACATCCCGCTGTGTTTCCCGGAGGTTCTCGGCTCCAGACTTGTGCTCATGTTGTTAACTGACCCCGACTTTAGGCTCTGCCCAACAG gtttagTGCGTGTGCGACAGACTTTGAAAACCCTTCAGCCAATCGATGAGCTGAAGAAGGGTCCGTTCATGCTGCAGGTCGCAGTCCAAGGATATCAGCAGACGGATGCAGGGGTGGAGGTGGACGTCTGTTTGTCTGCCACGTCCCGATCCGGATGTCCTGTGTGGGAGAGCGTCCTTACACTGCTGTCCAAAAACAGGGTCCACAAAGCCAGCAGAGACGTACTGAGGAACAAAG AGGAGCAACCAGATGATGAAGCAAATATCAAGCAGGTGGAGGTCAGAGTTCCCAGGACTACTGGCCTGCAGTGTGCGTGGCCCTTCACTGACTACTCCCCTCATCGCCTCCTCTCTCTGCCTGCCATGTTCTGCGGCCTAAAGTCTCCGACAGTGGCGGCTTTCTGGATGCTGTCGGTCTGCTTGGCTGAAATAGAGAAGCACAAAG GCGTTGAAACCATCACAGCTCCCGTCAGCGTCACAGCCCACTTTAAGGAGACTCAGCCTGCGTCGGGAAAAATGACCATCAGGTTCTGGGAGACCAGCAGAAAGTTGGGTCAGTCCGCTGATAAAGACCTGAGTTTCCAGGTGCAGCTGCAAGGACAAAGCGCCGCTCACATGGTGGGACTGATTTCTAGGGCTTGA
- the si:ch211-12e13.12 gene encoding uncharacterized protein si:ch211-12e13.12, whose translation MKRRGDNTASTSLSPPPGSSSVQVCHDRHNMGVKMYPRNGHALESNSHTHRDQLSRRDDATYKVSSAPDLIPESGKEQTFGMGEQTFHRTSMLILDSSSQVYSGPEDNSTEPHESLTESSTFTFVDGYTLEEPVENHSPQQGVGRIYLKELVLIDDDEDGDMSLREKTVTDFSVRDGKAAELVCGRLLSTSTGSLSECREEGARAEAVQGKKTCCSCTLL comes from the coding sequence ATGAAGAGGCGAGGAGACAACACCGCCAGcacctccctctctcctccaccaGGGAGCAGCAGTGTGCAGGTCTGTCATGACCGCCACAACATGGGCGTTAAAATGTACCCCAGGAATGGCCATGCTCTGGAAAGcaactctcacacacacagagaccagCTCAGCAGGCGAGACGACGCAACATACAAGGTTTCATCTGCTCCAGATCTCATCCCTGAATCCGGGAAGGAGCAAACATTCGGCATGGGAGAGCAGACATTTCACAGAACCTCTATGCTGATCTTAGATTCAAGCAGTCAAGTGTATTCAGGGCCAGAGGACAACTCCACAGAGCCGCATGAGTCCCTGACAGAGTCCTCCACTTTCACCTTTGTGGACGGCTACACTCTGGAGGAGCCGGTGGAGAACCACAGCCCGCAGCAGGGCGTGGGGAGGATTTACCTGAAGGAGCTTGTGTTGATAGACGACGACGAAGATGGGGACATGTCACTGAGAGAGAAAACAGTGACAGACTTCTCAGTCAGGGATGGGAAGGCCGCTGAGCTGGTGTGTGGGAGGCTCCTGTCCACCTCCACTGGATCGCTGTCAGAGTGTAGGGAGGAAGGTGCGAGGGCCGAGGCAGTGCAGGGAAAGAAAACCTGCTGTTCCTGCACCTTACTATGA